In Rhinolophus sinicus isolate RSC01 chromosome X, ASM3656204v1, whole genome shotgun sequence, a single genomic region encodes these proteins:
- the GPR101 gene encoding putative G-protein coupled receptor 101: protein MTSTCTNTTRENNSSHTCVPLSKMPISLAHGIIRSSVLLIFLTASFVGNIVLALVLQRKPQMLQVTNRFIFNLLVTDLLQVSLVAPWVVATSVPLFWPLNSHFCTALVSLTHLFAFASVNTIVVVSVDRYLSIIHPLSYPAKMTPRRGYMLLYGTWIVAVLQSTPPLYGWGQAAFDKRNALCSMIWGASPSYTILSVVSFIIIPLVVMIACYSVVFSAARRQHALLYNVKRHNLEVRAKDVVENEDEEGEKKDEFPGESRFHYQNEGEIKAKEGNMEAKESSMEAKDDRMQGKEGSTKIESSMTVDKGRIEIKQCNIDLGEDDLEFGEDDINFSEDDIEAVNIPESLPPSRRNSNDPPLPRCYEYKATKVIFLIIFSYMLSLGPYCFLAVLAVWVDVQTKVPQWVITIIIWLFFLQCCIHPYIYGYMHKTIKKEIQDMLKKFFCKENRPKEDNHPDLPGTETGTDGGTEGKTVPSHDSATSP, encoded by the coding sequence ATGACGTCCACCTGCACCAACACCACGCGTGAAAACAACAGCAGCCACACGTGCGTGCCCCTCTCCAAAATGCCCATCAGCCTGGCTCACGGCATCATCCGCTCCAGCGTGCTGCTCATCTTCCTCACCGCCTCATTTGTGGGCAACATAGTGCTGGCGCTGGTGTTGCAGCGGAAGCCGCAGATGCTACAGGTGACCAACCGATTCATCTTTAACCTCTTGGTCACTGACCTGCTGCAGGTTTCACTTGTGGCCCCCTGGGTGGTGGCCACCTCCGTGCCTCTCTTCTGGCCCCTCAACAGTCACTTCTGTACCGCCCTGGTTAGCCTCACTCACCTGTTCGCCTTTGCCAGTGTCAACACCATCGTTGTAGTGTCGGTGGATCGCTACCTGTCCATCATCCACCCCCTCTCCTACCCGGCCAAGATGACCCCGCGCCGGGGTTACATGCTTCTCTATGGCACTTGGATCGTGGCTGTCCTGCAAAGCACACCCCCACTCTATggctggggccaggctgcctTTGACAAGCGCAATGCCCTCTGCTCCATGATCTGGGGGGCCAGTCCCAGCTACACCATTCTCAGTGTGGTGTCCTTTATCATCATTCCACTGGTTGTCATGATTGCCTGCTACTCTGTGGTGTTTAGTGCAGCCCGGCGGCAGCATGCTCTTCTGTACAATGTCAAGAGACACAACTTGGAGGTTCGAGCCAAGGATGTTGTGGAGAACGAGGacgaagagggagagaagaaggatgaGTTCCCAGGTGAGAGCAGGTTCCACTACCAGAATGAAGGTGAGATCAAGGCCAAGGAAGGCAACATGGAGGCCAAAGAGAGCAGCATGGAAGCCAAGGATGACCGCATGCAGGGTAAGGAAGGCAGCACCAAAATTGAGAGCAGCATGACAGTAGACAAGGGCCGCATAGAGATCAAACAGTGCAACATTGACTTGGGTGAAGATGACTTGGAGTTTGGTGAGGATGACATCAATTTCAGTGAGGATGACATTGAGGCAGTGAACATCCCAGAGAGTCTCCCACCGAGTCGTCGAAACAGCAATGATCCTCCTCTGCCCAGGTGCTATGAGTACAAAGCTACTAAAGTGATCTTCCTCATCATTTTCTCCTACATGCTGTCCCTGGGGCCCTACTGCTTTTTAGCGGTCCTGGCTGTGTGGGTGGATGTCCAAACCAAGGTACCCCAGTGGGTGATCACCATAATCATCTGGCTTTTCTTCCTGCAGTGCTGCATCCACCCTTACATCTATGGGTACATGCACAAGACCATCAAGAAAGAAATCCAGGATATGCTGAAGAAGTTCTTCTGCAAGGAAAACCGCCCCAAAGAAGACAACCACCCAGACCTGCCTGGAACTGAAACTGGCACAGATGGGGGGACTGAAGGCAAGACCGTCCCTTCTCATGATTCTGCCACTTCACCTTGA